Proteins encoded by one window of Scatophagus argus isolate fScaArg1 chromosome 8, fScaArg1.pri, whole genome shotgun sequence:
- the LOC124063999 gene encoding galactose-specific lectin nattectin-like, whose product MTSGFRFIAVLSLTSGLWMGANTECQTKTEDCCKPCPSGWTQFGSRCFMFNYAEKDWADAEMFCIGLGGNLASLKAAEDYTFLRDIVKKSTGSDKSTWIGGFDAVKEGVWQWSDGSKFVFKGWYLGEPNNTDKAEHCMEINFEGQDYVNDMKCNEKKSFICAFDL is encoded by the exons ATGACTTCAGGTTTTCGCTTCATTGCGGTCCTTAGTTTGACCAGTGGACTATGGATGGGTGCAAAT ACAGAATGTCAGACAAAAACAG AGGACTGCTGTAAGCCCTGTCCGTCTGGTTGGACTCAGTTCGGCTCTCGCTGTTTCATGTTTAACTATGCCGAAAAGGATTGGGCTGATGCTGAG ATGTTTTGCATTGGCCTTGGAGGGAATCTGGCTTCACTCAAAGCGGCTGAAGATTACACATTTCTCAGAGATATCgtaaaaaaatcaacaggttCAGATAAATCTACTTGGATTGGAGGCTTTGATGCAGTCAAG gaAGGTGTGTGGCAGTGGAGTGATGGCTCAAAGTTTGTCTTCAAAGGCTGGTACCTCGGGGAGCCAAACAATACTGATAAAGCAGAACACTGTATGGAGATTAACTTTGAAG GACAGGACTACGTGAACGACATGAAGTGCAATGAGAAGAAATCTTTCATTTGTGCGTTTGACCTGTGA